Proteins co-encoded in one Scatophagus argus isolate fScaArg1 chromosome 11, fScaArg1.pri, whole genome shotgun sequence genomic window:
- the itgav gene encoding integrin alpha-V, translating to MADGRTALGLLVLVLVQRCGSFNLDVDKPSVFSGPEGSYFGFSVDFFKSSDNQKSDVLIGAPRANASSTGSVVERGAVFSCPWKSSSPCQQLQFDSSGDRTNKDGAQMEFKSKQWFGASVRSDGEHILACAPLYQWSTFGVSEREPVGTCYLKKGGSVVEYSPCRSAAHSPEGQGFCQAGFSVDFLKKNNRVVVGGPGSFYWQGQLISDDVSEILTRFNNDYITPYSNTLATKSASAQYDDSYLGYSVTVGDFNDDGKEDYVTGVPRGEKALGYVNIFNGLNMESMVNFTGTQMAAYFGHSVAATDVNNDGLVDLLVGAPLFMDRGSDGKLREVGQVYVYLGRGGFSFHTPQRLTGSEVYARYGSAITALGDLDMDGYNDVAISAPYGGPNHNGLVYIHNGRPRGPDTSPSQVLQGKWASSYMPASFGYSMSGNTDIDRNGYPDLIVGVFGADKAVLYRARPVIGVNATLDMTPQIINPEEKTCTLPGTSTLVSCFKVKYCLKASGRGAPATLSFRVDIMLDRLKQKEATKRVLFLHSQTFQYSKNMMVSNGQGPSCEEQHVFLRDDREFRDKITPISVVMEYSLDYQQAADQTGLLPIVDMSAPSNVTKQAHILLDCGDDNICKPDLRLSVKSDREQIYIGDDNALTLEISAENQGEGAYEAELHVFPPQQADFTGVVRSQALSRLSCAYKKENQTKMVVCDLGNPMKGGTKVLAELRFSVHQLSEEDTSVKFDLQIVSSNQFDNTSPRVSSITKLAVLAKVSIRGTSSPGQVLLPIANWKPKEPPVVGDDIGPQIVHVYELLNNGPSTFSKAALEVQWPYQFKNGSLLYITSYETEGPINCTTDVEINPLNVSNPLTLAKNTSGDPPRGREMEGRNQNHVRKRDLESRDAQGDLQTLDCTTAECLRLKCQVGRLERRKNAILFIYSRLAVNNFLRTENQNRSYVVRSTASFSVIEMPYKNANPELPSNSTTVSVSVVWVAEPPQSVPGWVVALAVLAGLLLLALLIFIMYKLGFFKRVRPPQEDCTEKEQLQPEENGNTDA from the exons ATGGCAGACGGACGGACGGCTCTCGGTCTGCTCGTCCTGGTGCTCGTCCAGCGCTGCGGATCCTTCAACCTGGACGTGGACAAACCCTCCGTGTTCTCCGGACCCGAGGGAAGCTACTTCGGCTTCTCGGTGGACTTCTTCAAGTCCTCAGACAACCAAAA gtCGGACGTCCTGATCGGAGCTCCTCGGGCCAACGCGTCGTCCACGGGCAGCGTTGTGGAGAGGGGAGCCGTGTTCAGCTGCCCCTGGAAGAGCTCTTCGCcctgtcagcagctgcagtttgacAGCTCAG gtgacAGGACGAACAAAGACGGAGCTCAGATGGAGTTTAAATCCAAGCAGTGGTTTGGTGCTTCAGTACGATCTGATGGAGAACACATCCTG GCCTGTGCTCCTCTGTATCAGTGGTCGACCTTCGGCGTCTCTGAGCGCGAGCCGGTGGGAACGTGTTACCTGAAGAAGGGAGGCTCGGTGGTGGAGTACTCGCCCTGCAGATCGG CTGCACACTCACCAGAGGGTCAGGGCTTCTGCCAGGCCGGCTTCAGCGTCGACTTCCTGAAG AAGAACAACAGAGTGGTGGTCGGAGGACCTGGCAGCTTCTACTGGCAGG GTCAGCTGATTTCTGATGACGTCTCTGAGATTTTGACTCGGTTTAACAACGACTACATCACCCCGTACAGCAACACGCTCGCCACCAAGTCGGCCAGCGCTCAGTATGACGACAGTTACCTTg GTTACTCCGTGACGGTCGGAGACTTCAACGATGACGGGAAGGAAG ATTATGTGACTGGAGTTCCTCGTGGGGAGAAGGCACTGGGATAT GTGAACATCTTCAATGGCCTCAACATGGAGTCCATGGTCAACTTCACAGGAACTCAG ATGGCTGCCTACTTTGGACATTCAGTGGCCGCTACTGACGTGAACAATGACGG tTTGGTAGATCTGCTGGTCGGAGCTCCTCTCTTCATGGACAGAGGGTCAGATGGAAAACTGAGGGAGGTGGGACAG GTGTATGTGTACCTCGGCCGTGGTGGATTTTCCTTTCACACTCCACAGAGGCTCACAGGGTCTGAGGTTTATGCCAGATACGGTTCTGCCATCACAGCACTGGGAGATCTGGACATGGACGGATACAATG ATGTGGCCATCTCCGCTCCTTATGGAGGCCCCAACCACAACGGTTTGGTCTACATCCATAATGGCCGCCCTCGGGGGCCCGACACGTCCCCTTCACAG GTCCTGCAGGGCAAATGGGCGTCCAGCTACATGCCTGCTAGCTTTGGATACTCAATGAGTGGAAATACTGACATAGACCGGAATGGATatccag atttAATAGTGGGAGTGTTTGGAGCAGACAAAGCAGTTTTATACAG agctcGTCCAGTGATCGGTGTGAACGCCACGTTAGACATGACGCCGCAGATCATCAACCCAGAGGAAAAGACCTGCACACTTCCTGGTACCAGCACACTCGTGTCCTG ttttaaagtGAAGTACTGTCTGAAGGCCAGCGGCCGCGGAGCTCCGGCTACTCTCA GTTTCCGTGTGGACATCATGTTGGACCGCCTGAAGCAGAAGGAGGCGACTAAACGCGTCCTCTTCCTGCACAGTCAGACCTTTCAGTACTCCAAGAACATGATGGTGTCCAACGGCCAAGGCCCCTCCTGCGAGGAGCAGCACGTCTTCCTGAGG gaCGACCGTGAGTTTCGGGATAAGATCACTCCCATCTCCGTGGTGATGGAGTACAGTCTGGACTACCAGCAGGCTGCAGACCAAACCGGACTGCTGCCCATCGTCGACATGTCTGCCCCGTCCAACGTCAccaagcag GCTCACATCCTGTTGGACTGTGGTGACGACAACATCTGTAAACCGGACCTGAGGCTGTCAGTGAAGAG CGACCGTGAGCAGATCTACATCGGCGACGATAACGCTCTGACTCTGGAGATCAGCGCCGAGAATCAGGGAGAGGGCGCCTACGAGGCCGAGCTCCACGTCTTCCCTCCACAGCAGGCCGACTTCACCGGCGTCGTCCGCAGTCAG GCCCTCAGCAGGTTGTCCTGCGCCTACAAGAAGGAGAACCAGACCAAGATGGTGGTGTGTGACCTGGGAAACCCCATGAAGGGGGGAACCAAG GTCCTGGCAGAGCTGCGGTTCAGCGTGCACCAGCTGTCAGAGGAGGACACCTCAGTGAAGTTTGACCTGCAGATAGTCAG CTCCAACCAGTTTGACAACACGAGTCCTCGAGTCTCCAGCATCACCAAGCTGGCTGTCCTCGCTAAAGTCTCCATCAGAGG GACATCATCACCTGGCCAGGTGCTGCTTCCCATTGCTAACTGGAAACCTAAAGAGCCACCTGTGGTCGGAGACGACATCGGACCTCAGATAGTTCACGTGTatgag CTGCTGAACAACGGGCCCAGCACGTTCAGCAAGGCGGCGCTGGAGGTCCAGTGGCCTTACCAGTTTAAGAACGGCTCGCTGCTCTACATCACCAGCTATGAGACCGAGGGACCCATCAACTGCACCACCGACGTGGAGATCAACCCACTCAACGTGTCG aaccCGTTGACCTTGGCAAAGAACACCAGCGGGGATCCACCCAGAGGACGAGAGATGGAGGGACGAAACCAAAACCACGTCCGCAAAAGAGACCTGGAGTCAAGAGACGCACAGGGTGACCTGCAGACCctg gactgCACCACTGCAGAGTGTCTGCGGCTCAAATGCCAGGTTGGTCGtctggagaggaggaagaacgCCATCCTCTTCATCTACTCCCGCCTGGCTGTCAACAACTTTCTCagg actgAGAATCAGAATCGTTCATATGTGGTTCGATCGACAGCCTCCTTCAGTGTCATCGAGATGCCGTACAAGAACGCGAATCCAGAGCTACCGTCCAATAGCACCact gtgagTGTGTCGGTGGTGTGGGTGGCGGAGCCTCCTCAGTCGGTCCCAGGCTGGGTGGTGGCTCTGGCCGTGCTGGcgggcctgctgctgctggcgcTGCTCATCTTCATCATGTACAAG ctgGGTTTCTTTAAGCGGGTGCGCCCCCCGCAGGAGGACTGCACCGAGAAGGAGCAGCTGCAGCCGGAGGAGAACGGCAACACTGACGCCTAG
- the LOC124066852 gene encoding olfactory receptor 10A3-like, with protein MKSNSSVNPVYFQFTLFRDFGRLRFLFFGLCLLIYLTIISANTVIILTIWLEKSLYQPMYVFISFLSLNAVYGSAGFFPRFLMDILSDTHLISRPFCFIQIYVIYTYASYELMILGIMAYDRFVAICQPLNYHSKMSFRMVRNLLVFAVLYPACAVGVCLYLTIGLPLCGNKLHRIFCSNWPVVRLSCVLTPVNNIVGRILSVITVFFPLLFVLYTYLRILVVCRRSSAAFRGKALQTCLPHIVTLVNYSFSLFCELSLSRLEADGVNSFVIVVLTLEFLIIPPINNPLVYGLNLPQIRGVILKSFQICKIIPPHKNMHRQQLKTLVRNRKKCWNMES; from the coding sequence ATGAAGAGCAACAGCAGTGTGAATCCTGTCTACTTTCAGTTCACACTGTTTAGAGATTTTGGTCGCCTCAGATTTCTGTTCTTTGGTCTGTGCCTGTTGATCTACTTGACCATAATCTCTGCTAACACTGTCATTATTCTGACAATCTGGCTGGAGAAGTCTCTGTATCAGCCCATGTACGTGTTTatctcctttctgtctttaaacGCTGTGTATGGATCAGCAGGCTTCTTCCCCAGGTTTCTGATGGACATTCTGTCAGACACTCATTTGATCTCACGTCCATTTTGTTTCATACAGATATATGTTATTTACACCTATGCATCATACGAACTAATGATTCTCGGCATCATGGCCTATGACAGATTTGTTGCTATTTGCCAGCCTTTAAACTATCACAGTAAAATGAGTTTCAGGATGGTGAGAAACCTTTTGGTGTTTGCTGTTCTCTACCCTGCATGTGCTGTCGGCGTCTGTCTTTATCTGACCATCGGTCTTCCTTTATGTGGAAATAAACTGCACAGGATTTTCTGCTCTAACTGGCCTGTGGTTCGGCTCTCCTGTGTGCTCACACCTGTGAACAACATCGTAGGTCGGATTCTTTCTGTGATAACAGtctttttccctctgctctttGTGCTGTACACCTACCTGCGTATTCTGGTGGTTTGCAGGAGAAGCTCGGCAGCTTTCAGAGGAAAGGCGTTACAAACCTGTCTGCCTCACATCGTGACTTTGGTGAACTATTCGTTCTCATTGTTCTGTGAGCTTTCACTGAGTCGACTTGAAGCTGATGGAGTAAATTCATTTGTCATAGTTGTTTTAACTTTGGAGTTTTTGATTATTCCCCCCATTAATAATCCTCTCGTTTACGGCCTGAATCTTCCTCAGATCAGAGGAGTGATTCTTAAATCTTTTCAAATATGCAAAATTATCCCTCCtcataaaaacatgcacagacagcaACTCAAGACGCTCGTACGcaatagaaaaaaatgctggAACATGGAGTCATAA